Proteins from a single region of Candidatus Binatia bacterium:
- a CDS encoding zinc-finger domain-containing protein, with protein sequence WCYHPRVFLDIAHAGEIRCPYCSTTYVYRGSAPKGH encoded by the coding sequence CTGGTGCTACCACCCGCGCGTCTTCCTCGACATCGCCCATGCCGGCGAGATCCGCTGCCCCTACTGCAGCACGACCTACGTCTACCGCGGGAGCGCGCCGA